In bacterium, the following proteins share a genomic window:
- a CDS encoding GNAT family N-acetyltransferase produces the protein MNLVSFSTTPDPRFLDLVWDEFFRARNRGCSLRAHFPWIADSSASTLYARIEEGSEFISGLVMKDGTYCMRGRFPRVALIGLVCVRPQYRGRGFSRELLTAAIERARGDGYDALTLWTGKPQVYERLGFQLEDRSLFGWVVNPDASDGVDPFVYDCSCDGTVCEKSMNIALPPFASAGVILRNGNAAATIVADNVGPILAETGGEADDVVELLGSAMPRRWRMNALMGDPILSLLRHKGWQIELEQVHLQMWISLSEEFAPKVLADLGRFTVLDRI, from the coding sequence ATGAATCTGGTTTCGTTCTCCACAACGCCCGACCCGCGATTCCTTGACTTAGTCTGGGATGAGTTCTTCCGTGCGCGCAATCGAGGCTGTTCACTTCGTGCTCACTTTCCATGGATTGCGGATTCATCCGCAAGCACCTTATATGCACGGATTGAGGAAGGCTCTGAATTTATCAGCGGACTCGTGATGAAAGATGGTACATACTGTATGCGGGGTCGATTTCCCCGCGTTGCCTTGATAGGGCTCGTATGTGTACGACCCCAGTATCGCGGAAGAGGGTTCAGCAGGGAGCTGCTCACGGCAGCAATCGAGCGTGCGCGTGGTGACGGGTACGATGCTCTTACGCTTTGGACGGGCAAGCCACAGGTCTATGAGAGATTGGGTTTTCAACTCGAGGACCGCTCGCTTTTCGGTTGGGTGGTCAACCCGGATGCTTCAGATGGTGTCGATCCGTTTGTCTACGATTGCTCGTGCGATGGAACGGTGTGCGAAAAAAGCATGAATATCGCACTTCCGCCCTTTGCTTCGGCGGGCGTGATTCTCCGGAATGGAAACGCCGCTGCCACTATTGTTGCTGACAATGTTGGTCCTATCCTTGCCGAAACTGGCGGGGAGGCAGATGACGTTGTAGAACTGCTCGGGTCGGCAATGCCAAGGCGGTGGCGCATGAACGCCCTTATGGGCGATCCGATCCTGTCGCTCCTGCGGCATAAGGGCTGGCAAATAGAGCTGGAACAGGTGCATCTGCAGATGTGGATTTCCCTTAGTGAAGAGTTCGCACCCAAAGTTCTTGCGGACCTCGGACGTTTTACAGTCCTGGACCGCATCTGA
- a CDS encoding CatB-related O-acetyltransferase, which produces MIKSYIGVKPNAEHPIRVGRNVSLTSFTRVGKYTVLAEGSMVGINTESIGRYCSVGAHSIIGANNHPTDRLSTSACFYSPVWKLVKTDLRERFNETKKTIIEHDVWIGAKSVVLGGVRIRTGAIVGAGAVVTKDVSPYAIVAGVPARIIGYRFPKEIIDLLLASEWWRKDPRALSESWNCDNIGDVLKSITRLPLNRHE; this is translated from the coding sequence ATGATCAAGTCATACATTGGGGTTAAACCAAATGCCGAGCATCCGATTCGGGTAGGCAGGAACGTTTCGCTAACATCTTTCACTAGGGTAGGCAAATATACTGTGCTTGCGGAAGGTTCTATGGTAGGCATAAATACTGAGAGCATTGGAAGATACTGTTCAGTTGGCGCGCACAGTATAATCGGAGCCAACAATCATCCCACAGATAGACTATCTACGTCCGCCTGTTTTTATTCTCCAGTCTGGAAATTGGTGAAAACTGATTTGCGTGAGAGGTTCAATGAGACAAAGAAGACCATCATTGAACATGATGTCTGGATTGGCGCAAAGTCAGTAGTCCTTGGTGGTGTTAGAATCCGGACAGGAGCCATCGTTGGAGCGGGAGCTGTCGTGACAAAAGATGTTTCTCCTTACGCAATTGTAGCGGGCGTTCCTGCCAGGATCATTGGATACCGTTTCCCAAAGGAAATTATTGATCTGCTTCTGGCATCGGAGTGGTGGAGAAAGGACCCGAGGGCGCTCAGCGAGAGTTGGAATTGCGACAATATTGGTGATGTATTGAAGAGCATCACTAGACTGCCGCTAAATAGACATGAATGA
- a CDS encoding methyltransferase domain-containing protein, producing the protein MIDLMSRDQMNEWIQKQSWYQTIDLHDGLYTPGKVNTRLRLAELTKVDFTNKRVLDIGCNSGQYCLFAKKMGASEVVGVDIDERRLAQARTLASYEGYNIIYETMSASEIQSLGSFDIVFCFAVLTEISDLFGTVRSLREAIGDYALLELDLARPMLFLPQIRHWFRRTRPLELTKAFAEIRVTKRGDFVISPTLEVLAKAFGEEFYLKALGKGLRYDLIEVKRSKPV; encoded by the coding sequence ATGATTGATTTAATGTCACGTGATCAAATGAATGAGTGGATTCAAAAACAGTCCTGGTATCAAACTATTGATCTTCATGATGGCTTGTATACACCAGGTAAGGTTAATACGAGGCTCCGGCTTGCAGAATTGACTAAGGTAGATTTCACTAATAAAAGGGTTTTGGATATCGGCTGCAATTCTGGACAATATTGTCTGTTCGCAAAAAAGATGGGAGCTTCGGAGGTTGTAGGTGTCGATATCGATGAGCGTCGTCTCGCTCAGGCCCGCACGCTGGCTTCATATGAAGGATATAATATTATATATGAGACAATGAGTGCTTCGGAGATTCAAAGCCTTGGTAGTTTCGATATTGTATTTTGCTTTGCCGTGCTTACGGAGATTTCGGATCTCTTTGGTACGGTGAGGTCGCTGCGTGAAGCTATAGGAGATTATGCCTTGCTGGAGCTTGACTTGGCGCGGCCCATGCTTTTTTTGCCTCAGATTCGCCATTGGTTCAGAAGAACAAGGCCTTTGGAACTGACAAAGGCATTTGCCGAGATACGCGTTACGAAACGTGGTGATTTTGTGATAAGTCCAACGCTTGAGGTTTTAGCAAAAGCATTTGGTGAAGAGTTTTATTTAAAGGCCCTTGGTAAGGGCCTGAGATACGATCTGATTGAGGTGAAGCGTAGTAAACCTGTCTGA
- a CDS encoding YdcF family protein, with translation MKRWLAVVLVLVVTCSTACWLAQTKAALWGFLGVGQRDNFACPVDAVVVLGAGYYTKADRLNGESILRLAKGVQVFQECNAKWLVVSGRLGWARKERHAELMRDLAVAMGIPQQRIVMETESLNTQEHPIRLKAMGFLDSESRLVVVTSPWHLRRALIEFRRVFPDVSAAPSYFFSPELSEKLVVWLPMLRQLDLSTMLHEYAGILWYGLIRRWI, from the coding sequence GTGAAGAGGTGGCTCGCTGTTGTGCTTGTCTTGGTGGTCACGTGCTCTACTGCCTGCTGGCTGGCGCAAACCAAGGCGGCGCTGTGGGGCTTCCTTGGTGTCGGGCAGCGGGATAACTTCGCTTGCCCGGTGGATGCCGTCGTCGTGCTGGGAGCGGGATATTATACGAAGGCAGATCGTCTTAATGGCGAATCGATACTGCGATTAGCCAAGGGTGTGCAGGTTTTTCAGGAGTGCAACGCTAAGTGGCTGGTGGTAAGCGGTCGTCTAGGATGGGCACGCAAGGAACGGCACGCCGAGCTTATGCGCGACCTGGCGGTGGCCATGGGTATACCGCAGCAACGCATTGTCATGGAGACAGAGTCTCTCAATACGCAGGAACATCCAATCCGACTCAAGGCGATGGGTTTTCTCGACTCAGAGTCGCGTCTGGTAGTGGTTACTTCGCCGTGGCACCTGCGGCGGGCTTTGATCGAATTCCGCCGTGTGTTCCCGGACGTCTCGGCGGCTCCGTCGTATTTTTTCTCGCCGGAACTTTCTGAGAAACTTGTCGTCTGGCTGCCGATGCTGCGGCAGCTCGACCTGTCAACAATGCTGCACGAATATGCAGGAATCCTCTGGTACGGATTGATTCGCCGATGGATATGA
- a CDS encoding glycosyltransferase family 4 protein produces the protein MKILLLTQWYYPEPGPHVHELAEELVSRGHGVTVLTGFPTYPSDRFYEGYRPRLFLREECGGVKIVRVPHFAHGKGSAVLRVLNYCSFMFSAMTIGNALIGKADCMYVFLPPPLLGLAAKVISFFHRISLMYDIQDIWPDAIEASSFSCSKVFKRAISLIASFVYPFAKAISVPSAGYRRNLISKGVEGDRIEVIPNWADEHIFRPLPYDATMARQYGLEGAFTVVFAGNLGHAQSLETILDAAELLRDKPDIRFLLAGDGAALESLRVRCGRSGLTNVIFAGRLPVEDMPLLFSVADLLVVHLREHRAFRMTIPRKTQEYMACGKPILMGVGGDAAELINETRAGVTCRPELPAEMAEAILQVYQLSPEQRRVIGNNARKAYERLFQKRDVVGQYERLLYRVAGIEACRRSEVSQCGEL, from the coding sequence GTGAAGATCCTCCTCTTGACACAATGGTATTACCCTGAACCGGGGCCGCACGTGCATGAGCTTGCGGAAGAACTCGTGTCGAGAGGTCATGGGGTGACTGTGCTTACGGGGTTTCCCACGTATCCGTCCGATCGCTTTTACGAGGGCTACCGGCCTCGCCTGTTTCTCAGGGAGGAATGTGGGGGAGTGAAGATAGTGAGGGTTCCTCACTTTGCCCATGGCAAGGGATCGGCAGTGCTGCGCGTGCTCAATTACTGTTCCTTCATGTTCTCGGCCATGACCATCGGCAATGCGCTGATCGGCAAGGCCGACTGCATGTACGTGTTCCTGCCACCTCCTTTGCTGGGGCTTGCGGCGAAGGTCATTTCGTTTTTTCATCGGATTTCGCTGATGTATGACATTCAAGATATCTGGCCCGATGCGATCGAAGCAAGTTCCTTCAGTTGTTCGAAGGTTTTTAAGCGTGCCATCAGCCTTATAGCCAGCTTTGTCTACCCGTTTGCGAAGGCCATCAGCGTTCCCTCGGCCGGCTACAGAAGAAATCTTATCAGCAAGGGCGTAGAGGGAGATCGTATAGAAGTTATTCCAAATTGGGCTGATGAACACATCTTCCGCCCGTTGCCCTATGACGCAACCATGGCGAGGCAATACGGCCTGGAAGGGGCATTTACCGTCGTCTTCGCAGGAAACCTGGGCCATGCGCAGTCGCTTGAAACGATCCTGGATGCCGCTGAGCTACTGCGGGACAAACCGGATATCCGATTTTTGCTGGCTGGGGATGGCGCTGCACTGGAGTCGTTGAGGGTTAGATGCGGACGCAGCGGTCTGACCAATGTAATTTTTGCAGGAAGACTTCCCGTGGAGGACATGCCCTTGCTTTTCTCAGTGGCTGACCTCCTGGTAGTCCACCTCCGAGAACACCGGGCTTTCAGAATGACGATCCCTCGCAAGACGCAGGAGTATATGGCTTGTGGAAAGCCGATACTGATGGGGGTTGGCGGTGATGCAGCTGAGTTGATCAATGAGACGCGTGCCGGGGTCACCTGTCGACCCGAACTGCCGGCTGAAATGGCAGAGGCGATTCTTCAAGTGTATCAGCTGTCTCCGGAACAGCGTAGGGTAATCGGCAATAATGCCAGAAAGGCCTATGAACGTCTCTTTCAGAAGAGAGACGTCGTGGGTCAGTACGAAAGGCTTCTGTATCGTGTAGCTGGCATTGAAGCTTGCCGGCGTTCCGAAGTCTCTCAGTGTGGAGAGCTGTGA
- a CDS encoding glycosyltransferase, with the protein MRIAVFDVPASETGALSILKGFFSHVGAHEKEHEWYFVVSTDALKSAGPHVHVIVEKYPKKSWGRRILWELFMAPRLIRKLNPDVVVSLQNTAILFTKKPQVVYVHQSLPFLRERKWSLLKNGERVLWLYTELFYYLIKKAANRAHTVVVQTMWMKRALADAYGISHNKVVALMPPISLPATDGAERLKGRRQSQEFFYPTTSFVYKNIDVLLQALKILKSKGIAPRVSVTIRGDENGYARRMKQHAEREGLKMEFLGPLPRSEVMLCYRDSILIFPSLVETIGLPLLEARALGGDIIASDRPFSHEVLDGYPRVRFFDPCSPDELATHMESIMAREGAFPAESAISVPALCGDNSWATFVDHIESVIS; encoded by the coding sequence ATGCGTATCGCGGTCTTTGATGTCCCGGCAAGCGAGACCGGTGCTCTCAGCATTCTGAAGGGTTTCTTTTCCCATGTCGGCGCGCATGAGAAGGAACATGAGTGGTATTTTGTCGTGAGCACGGATGCCCTGAAGTCCGCCGGGCCCCATGTCCACGTTATCGTCGAGAAATACCCGAAGAAGAGCTGGGGTCGGAGGATCCTGTGGGAGTTGTTCATGGCACCACGGCTGATCAGAAAGCTGAACCCAGACGTCGTCGTGTCATTGCAGAACACAGCCATTCTTTTTACGAAAAAACCGCAGGTAGTCTATGTTCACCAATCTCTGCCTTTTCTACGCGAGCGAAAGTGGTCTCTTCTGAAGAACGGGGAGCGTGTCCTGTGGCTTTATACGGAATTGTTCTATTATCTCATCAAGAAGGCCGCTAATCGTGCACATACTGTCGTCGTCCAGACGATGTGGATGAAGAGGGCGCTGGCAGATGCGTATGGAATCTCACATAACAAGGTCGTTGCCTTGATGCCGCCGATCAGCCTTCCTGCGACCGACGGTGCTGAGAGACTGAAAGGGCGCAGGCAGTCTCAGGAGTTCTTCTATCCTACCACATCGTTTGTTTACAAAAATATCGATGTGCTTCTTCAGGCCCTGAAGATTCTTAAGTCAAAGGGTATTGCTCCACGCGTGAGCGTTACGATCAGGGGAGACGAAAATGGCTATGCTCGTCGCATGAAGCAGCACGCCGAGAGGGAGGGGCTGAAAATGGAGTTTCTGGGTCCGCTGCCTCGTTCAGAGGTGATGCTGTGTTATCGCGATTCTATATTGATCTTTCCGTCACTGGTGGAAACCATCGGGCTGCCGCTGCTTGAAGCGCGGGCGCTGGGGGGCGACATCATCGCTTCCGACCGCCCGTTTTCGCACGAAGTCCTCGATGGTTACCCGAGGGTGCGCTTCTTCGACCCCTGTTCTCCCGATGAACTGGCGACGCATATGGAAAGCATTATGGCGAGGGAAGGGGCGTTCCCCGCGGAAAGCGCAATTTCCGTGCCTGCCCTTTGCGGGGATAATTCCTGGGCAACCTTTGTTGATCACATTGAAAGCGTCATCTCATGA
- a CDS encoding glycosyltransferase family 1 protein → MRVVINALSARYGGGKTYLWNLLEHVEERSDWQILVLAEPALVLPEKKNIQRLPQHPETTNPFYRSVWERCHIPRLLNEQRADIYFCPGGVLNVKVPSACRSVVMFRNMLPFDRETRSRYGFGYMKVRNLLLEGVLLNSMRNADLLICVSEYARGLIEKRLGDRKGAMVTISHGVADDFRGPQVQQVVRPAWIPKEEYLLYVSFLELYKNQLEVIRGYSILRQIRRTSEKLVLVGHSETPYGRKVRREIRRRGLEKDVLLMGTVAYEELPKLYQHAKINLFASSCENCPNIMLEAMASGRPLLASKLDTMREFGGDAAVYFNPHDPEDIAQRIASVIDDETLLRKLSEMVGQRAERYTWKSTAALTVSAISQLAAGHTVDDRSLV, encoded by the coding sequence ATGAGAGTAGTCATTAACGCGCTGTCAGCAAGGTATGGCGGCGGGAAAACCTATCTGTGGAATCTGCTCGAACATGTCGAGGAGCGGAGCGATTGGCAAATACTAGTCCTTGCAGAACCAGCGCTTGTCCTTCCCGAGAAGAAAAATATCCAGAGGCTTCCGCAGCATCCCGAAACGACTAATCCCTTTTACCGATCAGTGTGGGAACGATGCCATATCCCTCGCCTTCTCAATGAGCAGAGAGCCGATATCTACTTCTGTCCCGGCGGCGTCCTTAACGTCAAGGTGCCCTCCGCGTGTCGCTCGGTGGTGATGTTTCGAAACATGCTCCCCTTTGATCGGGAAACGCGATCACGGTATGGGTTCGGCTATATGAAGGTCAGAAACCTTCTGCTCGAGGGTGTGCTGCTCAACAGCATGAGAAATGCCGATCTGCTGATCTGCGTTTCGGAGTATGCGCGGGGCCTCATTGAGAAGAGATTGGGGGATCGCAAGGGTGCGATGGTGACGATCTCGCACGGCGTTGCCGACGATTTCAGGGGGCCCCAGGTTCAGCAGGTGGTGCGCCCCGCCTGGATCCCGAAGGAAGAATATCTCCTCTACGTTTCCTTTCTTGAGCTTTATAAGAACCAGCTCGAGGTCATACGGGGGTACAGCATCCTGCGACAGATCCGAAGGACGTCAGAGAAATTGGTCCTCGTCGGCCACAGCGAGACACCCTATGGCAGGAAGGTCAGGCGTGAGATCCGAAGGCGTGGGCTTGAGAAAGACGTCTTGTTGATGGGGACGGTCGCCTATGAAGAGCTCCCGAAGCTCTATCAGCATGCGAAGATCAACCTTTTTGCCTCTTCCTGTGAAAACTGTCCCAATATCATGCTGGAGGCGATGGCTTCCGGCCGTCCGCTGCTGGCATCGAAGCTCGATACCATGCGGGAGTTTGGCGGGGATGCCGCTGTGTATTTCAATCCTCATGATCCCGAGGATATCGCACAGCGGATCGCCTCTGTCATCGACGATGAAACGCTCCTGCGTAAGTTGTCGGAAATGGTGGGGCAGAGGGCCGAACGGTATACCTGGAAGAGTACGGCAGCCCTTACCGTTAGCGCTATTTCGCAGCTGGCAGCAGGTCATACAGTAGATGATCGGAGTCTGGTTTAA
- a CDS encoding glycosyltransferase family 4 protein: MKIIYLSSSIVPSQSANSIQVMRMCAALARADNEVTLVARRRRQCGEDVDLFSYYGVDHNFKVKTFLAPNIRYGSSLFALTKLRCLIKAYRSNEVLIYGRDIYGVCLALHNGFRVIYETHAPPGRNVARRVLEGWLLRQRRLVKCVTISKALRAEYCRLHRAVAEKIEVHHDAADCDDQLYEKRSCDGSAASPLQVGYVGKVLFGRGIELIVEMANQLPDVAFHIIGGTKDDVVAYVSSVPDNLHCHGYVAPAEAGRYRAMCDVLLMPYQNKLEVTGRKVDTSRWMSPLKMFEYMASGKAIVASDIPVLREVLDKTNSVLVHPGNVDEWVNAVTLLKDPCVRRRYADAARSEFERKYTWDVRAKNVLRGINVAALS; this comes from the coding sequence ATGAAAATAATCTATTTGTCATCATCAATAGTACCCTCTCAAAGCGCAAACAGCATTCAGGTGATGCGCATGTGTGCGGCGCTTGCCAGGGCTGACAATGAGGTAACATTGGTTGCTCGCCGACGCAGGCAGTGCGGTGAGGATGTCGATTTATTTTCGTATTATGGAGTGGATCATAACTTTAAAGTAAAAACATTTTTGGCGCCGAATATTCGGTATGGATCGAGCCTCTTTGCCCTGACAAAATTGAGATGTCTGATAAAAGCATATCGGTCGAACGAAGTGCTGATTTATGGCCGTGATATATATGGTGTATGTCTTGCTTTGCATAATGGTTTTCGAGTGATTTATGAGACTCATGCCCCGCCTGGTCGTAATGTTGCTCGCAGGGTGCTAGAGGGCTGGTTGCTGCGCCAGAGGCGGCTTGTTAAATGTGTTACTATATCTAAAGCTTTGAGAGCGGAATACTGCAGGTTGCACCGTGCTGTGGCTGAAAAGATCGAAGTGCATCATGATGCAGCGGATTGTGACGATCAGTTGTATGAGAAACGATCGTGCGACGGTTCAGCGGCCTCTCCATTGCAGGTGGGTTATGTCGGTAAAGTTCTCTTCGGACGTGGAATAGAACTGATAGTGGAAATGGCAAATCAACTTCCTGACGTTGCCTTTCATATAATCGGTGGGACGAAGGATGACGTTGTTGCGTATGTTTCGTCTGTTCCCGACAATCTGCATTGCCATGGGTATGTTGCGCCGGCTGAGGCTGGGCGCTATCGTGCAATGTGCGATGTCTTGCTGATGCCATATCAAAATAAATTGGAGGTGACAGGGCGTAAGGTAGACACTTCACGCTGGATGTCACCCCTAAAAATGTTCGAGTATATGGCTTCAGGAAAAGCCATTGTAGCATCGGATATCCCTGTTCTTCGCGAGGTGCTGGATAAAACGAATAGCGTTCTGGTACATCCTGGCAATGTTGACGAGTGGGTTAATGCTGTGACGTTGCTCAAGGATCCTTGCGTACGAAGACGATATGCAGATGCTGCTCGCTCTGAATTTGAAAGAAAATATACATGGGATGTTAGGGCAAAGAATGTATTGCGTGGTATAAATGTGGCCGCTCTCTCGTAA
- a CDS encoding radical SAM protein produces MKIFFIIPPSIHYIEPYAYVEADKSNVSRPPLGILYVAAAVRESCDADLRIVDLNIGGASLAGLEEELRREQPDIVGFSVLTFNLLNCMEVCRVVRRASPATVICFGGWHPTLYPEETLNLGVADCIVMGEGEQSFCELSRALDRRGEADLAALEGIAGVGYRTRSGEVRIGSRREPIRDLDSLPFPAYELIDAERYSHLLATTDHVVSIMTSRGCPHGCSFCDLRRTPCRSRTPAAILEEIRHWHGRGVREFFIQDDNFTMNRRRALDFCRLLAASGLDITYKISSRVDHLDNDLLAALKASGCARIYLGVESGSQKMLDYLEKGVTLQQTRDTFRLAQVHGIDCCAYIMIGIPDEGKEEIEQTRRFVKELRPRHLQCSICTPMPETKLYHNLMEQGVVIEDYWRAFARCPDPAFRTRFASSLFSGEELRRMQNAMQRSFYWSPRIIWREIHETRGLKGWMKKTRLALRILFS; encoded by the coding sequence GTGAAGATCTTTTTCATAATTCCTCCGAGCATTCACTATATCGAGCCTTACGCCTATGTGGAGGCGGACAAGAGCAACGTCAGCCGTCCGCCCCTGGGCATACTGTACGTCGCAGCCGCGGTGCGGGAGTCGTGCGATGCGGATCTCCGGATAGTGGACCTCAATATCGGCGGTGCCTCGCTGGCGGGTCTGGAGGAGGAATTGCGTAGGGAGCAGCCCGACATTGTGGGATTCAGCGTGCTGACATTCAATCTCCTTAACTGCATGGAGGTCTGCAGGGTGGTGCGCCGTGCGAGCCCCGCCACCGTGATCTGCTTTGGCGGGTGGCACCCTACGCTCTATCCCGAGGAGACGCTTAACCTCGGTGTCGCTGACTGCATCGTAATGGGCGAGGGAGAACAGTCCTTCTGCGAGCTGAGTCGCGCGCTGGATCGGCGCGGCGAAGCGGACCTGGCGGCGTTGGAGGGGATAGCGGGCGTAGGCTACCGCACACGCAGTGGCGAAGTCCGGATAGGTTCTCGGCGCGAGCCGATTCGGGATCTGGACAGTCTGCCGTTTCCCGCATATGAACTGATCGACGCGGAGAGGTATTCGCACCTGTTGGCGACCACAGACCATGTTGTGAGCATCATGACATCTCGCGGTTGTCCCCACGGCTGCAGCTTCTGCGACCTCCGCCGCACTCCTTGCCGTTCCAGGACCCCCGCCGCGATCCTGGAGGAGATACGGCATTGGCACGGCCGCGGCGTGCGCGAGTTTTTCATCCAGGACGATAACTTTACGATGAACCGCCGGCGGGCCCTCGACTTCTGCCGGCTGCTTGCCGCTTCCGGGCTCGATATTACCTACAAGATCAGCAGCCGCGTCGATCACCTCGACAACGACTTATTGGCTGCGCTTAAAGCCTCAGGCTGCGCCCGCATCTATCTCGGCGTGGAAAGCGGTTCACAGAAGATGCTCGATTATCTGGAGAAAGGAGTCACGTTGCAGCAGACGCGTGACACCTTTCGGCTCGCTCAGGTCCATGGCATCGATTGCTGTGCCTATATTATGATCGGAATACCTGACGAGGGAAAAGAGGAAATCGAGCAGACGCGTAGATTTGTAAAAGAGCTTCGGCCGCGACACCTGCAGTGCTCTATCTGTACGCCGATGCCCGAAACAAAATTGTATCACAACCTGATGGAGCAGGGCGTGGTCATCGAGGATTACTGGCGTGCCTTTGCGCGCTGTCCCGACCCGGCTTTCCGCACGCGTTTTGCCAGCAGCCTTTTCAGCGGAGAGGAGTTGCGGCGAATGCAGAACGCCATGCAGCGGTCGTTCTACTGGAGCCCCCGGATTATCTGGCGTGAGATTCACGAAACTCGTGGGCTCAAGGGATGGATGAAGAAGACGAGGTTGGCGCTGAGGATTCTCTTTTCATGA
- a CDS encoding DegT/DnrJ/EryC1/StrS family aminotransferase: MIPLVKVAMPPKDLLMPALEETLYSGMIAEGEVVYRFEAAFADKFKLPNALSMSSGTAALHTSLVLAGVRPGDEVISTPMTAEPTNLAILHSGASPVWADVSPLDGTIDPQSVRDRITSRTRAIMVVHYAGYPARMDEIMAISEEKGVPVIEDCAHALGASYDGLSVGSIGDYGIFSFQAIKHMTTVDGGALVLKDAGKVPDAKKFRWFGMLKGVSRTEVDITAVGYKYNMTNVGATLGLSQLSSIESLISRHVENGRYYDAEVARIPGFSPARFDPKARPTYWLYTLLCDDAGGAARALESVGVMASKLHKPNNLHSIFRSSSRDLPGLASFYDRLLHIPCGWWVDDETRQRIVETLHKG, encoded by the coding sequence ATGATACCGCTGGTAAAGGTCGCGATGCCGCCCAAAGATCTGCTGATGCCCGCTTTGGAGGAGACGCTCTACAGTGGCATGATCGCTGAGGGGGAGGTCGTCTACAGGTTCGAGGCTGCGTTTGCTGATAAGTTCAAGCTGCCGAATGCCCTCAGCATGAGCAGTGGCACAGCTGCTCTGCATACATCGCTGGTGCTTGCAGGTGTGCGGCCTGGCGACGAGGTCATTTCCACACCGATGACAGCCGAGCCCACGAACCTCGCTATCTTGCATTCGGGGGCCTCTCCCGTGTGGGCCGATGTGAGTCCGCTCGATGGCACAATAGATCCTCAATCAGTGCGCGACCGCATTACGTCGAGGACCCGTGCCATCATGGTAGTCCACTATGCGGGCTATCCGGCGCGCATGGACGAGATCATGGCGATTTCGGAGGAAAAGGGCGTCCCGGTGATCGAGGACTGCGCCCATGCCCTCGGTGCTTCCTATGATGGTTTGAGCGTCGGGAGCATCGGCGATTACGGTATCTTCTCCTTCCAGGCGATCAAACACATGACCACGGTGGACGGGGGCGCTTTGGTGCTCAAGGACGCCGGCAAGGTACCTGACGCGAAAAAATTCCGCTGGTTCGGGATGCTGAAAGGGGTGTCCCGCACGGAAGTCGATATTACGGCCGTAGGCTACAAGTACAACATGACCAACGTCGGGGCGACCCTGGGACTCTCGCAGCTCTCGAGCATCGAAAGTCTCATCTCAAGACATGTTGAGAACGGTCGTTACTACGATGCGGAAGTTGCGCGCATCCCAGGGTTCTCGCCCGCCCGCTTCGATCCGAAGGCCCGACCGACATATTGGCTCTATACGCTTCTCTGCGATGATGCGGGTGGCGCCGCGCGGGCGCTCGAGAGCGTCGGTGTGATGGCTTCGAAGCTGCACAAACCCAACAATCTCCATTCCATTTTCCGCTCCAGTTCGCGAGACCTGCCGGGACTCGCGAGTTTCTATGACCGGCTGCTTCACATCCCCTGCGGGTGGTGGGTAGACGACGAGACAAGACAGCGTATCGTCGAGACGCTGCACAAGGGGTGA